One stretch of Burkholderia pyrrocinia DNA includes these proteins:
- a CDS encoding SMP-30/gluconolactonase/LRE family protein, which yields MQQTHPAASATLLADSRNTLGEGATWCDATHALYWTDIEGARLWRCRADGSDLAHWPMPERLACFALTDDPDVLLVGLATHLAFFDLRSGAFTRIVDVESDLPTRLNDGRCDPFGAFVFGMKDEGGEPPRAVGGFYRLNPDLTLERLALPPAAIANSIAFSPDGSKMYFCDSLVREIFVCDYRAGGDVANVRPFARLTDADGDPDGSTIDRDGGLWNAQWGGRRVVRYGPDGVETERVDVPTAQPSCAALDGEGRLYVTSARVGLSDDALASDAHAGGVFVAQTRHAGLPTARFMPKRAT from the coding sequence ATGCAACAGACTCATCCGGCCGCGTCGGCGACGCTGCTGGCCGACAGCCGCAACACGCTCGGCGAAGGCGCGACGTGGTGCGATGCGACACACGCGCTGTACTGGACGGACATCGAAGGCGCGCGGTTGTGGCGATGCCGCGCGGACGGTTCCGACCTCGCGCACTGGCCGATGCCCGAGCGGCTCGCGTGTTTCGCGCTGACCGACGATCCGGACGTGCTGCTCGTCGGGCTCGCGACGCATCTCGCGTTCTTCGACCTGCGCAGCGGCGCGTTCACGCGGATCGTCGACGTCGAATCCGACCTGCCGACCCGGCTGAACGACGGGCGCTGCGATCCGTTCGGCGCGTTCGTGTTCGGGATGAAGGACGAAGGCGGCGAGCCGCCGCGCGCGGTTGGTGGCTTCTACCGGCTCAATCCGGACCTCACGCTCGAACGGCTCGCGTTGCCGCCGGCGGCGATCGCGAACAGCATCGCGTTCTCGCCGGACGGCTCGAAGATGTATTTTTGCGATTCGCTGGTGCGCGAGATTTTCGTCTGCGATTACCGCGCGGGTGGCGACGTCGCGAACGTGCGGCCGTTCGCGCGCCTGACCGATGCGGACGGCGACCCGGACGGCTCGACGATCGATCGCGACGGCGGCCTGTGGAACGCGCAGTGGGGCGGACGGCGGGTGGTGCGCTACGGGCCGGACGGCGTCGAGACGGAGCGCGTCGACGTGCCGACCGCGCAGCCGAGCTGCGCGGCGCTCGACGGCGAAGGCCGCCTGTACGTGACGAGCGCGCGCGTCGGGTTGAGCGACGACGCGCTGGCAAGCGACGCGCATGCGGGCGGCGTGTTCGTCGCGCAGACGCGGCATGCGGGGCTGCCGACCGCGCGGTTCATGCCGAAGCGCGCAACCTGA
- the araH gene encoding L-arabinose ABC transporter permease AraH, with protein sequence MSQAMQPQRTSPSPDAAAAPMRAHGGVWQLINRSGIVMVFLVLFATLSLTVPDFLTPRNIQGLLLSVTLIGSIAVTMMFVLALGEVDLSVASIVAFSGVVASTLITATHSVLFGIVAGVLAGGAVGLVNGVLIARYRINSLIVTLAMMEVVRGLAFITSSGDAVMISEERFFELGSGSFLGISYPIWSNIIGFVVFGFLLRKTVFGKNVLAVGGNGEAALLAGLPVMRIKITVFVLQGLVTGFAGVMLASRMSLGDPKTSVGLELGVISACVLGGVSLTGGVATISGVLVGVLIMGSVQDAMSLLNVPTFYQYLIRGGILLLAVLFDQYRRNQRRAMKI encoded by the coding sequence ATGAGCCAGGCAATGCAACCCCAACGTACTTCCCCGTCCCCCGATGCCGCTGCCGCGCCCATGAGGGCGCACGGCGGCGTGTGGCAACTGATCAACCGCTCCGGCATCGTGATGGTGTTTCTCGTGCTGTTCGCGACGCTGTCGCTGACGGTGCCGGACTTCCTCACGCCGCGCAACATCCAGGGCCTGCTGCTGTCGGTCACGCTGATCGGCTCGATCGCGGTGACGATGATGTTCGTGCTCGCGCTCGGCGAGGTCGACCTGTCGGTCGCGTCGATCGTCGCGTTCTCGGGCGTCGTCGCGTCGACGCTGATCACCGCGACGCACAGCGTGCTGTTCGGCATCGTGGCCGGCGTGCTCGCCGGCGGCGCGGTCGGGCTCGTGAACGGCGTGCTGATCGCGCGCTACCGGATCAACTCGCTGATCGTCACGCTCGCGATGATGGAAGTCGTGCGCGGGCTCGCGTTCATCACGTCGAGCGGCGACGCGGTGATGATCTCCGAGGAACGTTTCTTCGAACTCGGGTCCGGCTCGTTCCTCGGCATCTCGTATCCGATCTGGAGCAACATCATCGGCTTCGTCGTGTTCGGCTTCCTGCTGCGCAAGACAGTGTTCGGCAAGAACGTGCTGGCCGTCGGCGGCAACGGCGAGGCCGCGCTGCTCGCGGGGCTGCCGGTGATGCGCATCAAGATCACCGTGTTCGTGCTGCAGGGGCTCGTGACGGGCTTTGCCGGCGTGATGCTCGCGTCGCGGATGAGCCTCGGCGATCCGAAGACGTCGGTCGGCCTCGAGCTCGGCGTGATCTCCGCGTGCGTGCTCGGCGGCGTGTCGCTGACGGGCGGCGTCGCGACGATTTCCGGCGTGCTGGTGGGCGTGCTGATCATGGGCTCCGTGCAGGATGCGATGAGCCTGCTGAACGTGCCGACGTTTTACCAATATCTGATACGCGGCGGAATTCTGTTGCTCGCGGTGCTGTTCGACCAGTATCGTCGCAACCAGCGGCGCGCGATGAAGATCTGA
- the araG gene encoding L-arabinose ABC transporter ATP-binding protein AraG, whose amino-acid sequence MTTQTMTAVSRSDDAEAGAAAGPLLALDGITVTFPGVRALDAVSLSVRAGEVHGLMGENGAGKSTLLKVLSGVNQPQSGTLTLNGTVQRFASTRAALEAGIAIIYQELHLVPELTVAENLMLGQLPSRLGVVDERALAARALDALERLGEHIDPGIPVKYLSIGQRQMIEIGKALMRDARVIAFDEPTSSLSARETTQLFRIIRALRAEGRAIIYVTHRMEEVYELCDRVTVFRDGRRIDTFDSVADLDRDRLIGCMVGRSIEDVYGYRPRAAGDVLIEAKGLAGPGLSEPVSFTARRGEIVGFFGLVGAGRSELMKLLYGAVRPSAGHVELGGRRVAFASPRDAVRAGIALCPEDRKQEGIVAIASVADNLNISARRHFSPARMLLDARRERELAQRYIERLAIKTRDGDTPIGALSGGNQQKVVLARWLAERIDVFLMDEPTRGIDVGARAEIYNLFYELAEAGRTVILVSSDLAEVIGVSDRIIVMKEGRIAGEVEKAQATPDALIKLALPR is encoded by the coding sequence ATGACGACGCAGACGATGACGGCCGTGTCCCGCAGCGACGACGCTGAAGCCGGCGCGGCCGCCGGCCCGCTGCTCGCGCTCGACGGCATCACGGTGACGTTCCCGGGCGTGCGCGCGCTCGACGCCGTGTCGCTGTCGGTGCGCGCGGGCGAAGTGCACGGGCTGATGGGCGAGAACGGAGCGGGGAAATCGACGCTGCTGAAAGTGCTGTCCGGCGTGAACCAGCCGCAGTCCGGCACGCTGACGCTGAATGGCACGGTGCAGCGTTTCGCGTCGACGCGCGCCGCGCTCGAGGCCGGCATCGCGATCATCTACCAGGAGCTGCATCTGGTGCCCGAGTTGACGGTCGCCGAGAACCTGATGCTCGGGCAGTTGCCGAGCCGGCTCGGCGTGGTCGACGAGCGCGCGCTCGCCGCGCGTGCGCTCGATGCGCTGGAGCGGCTCGGCGAGCATATCGATCCGGGCATCCCGGTGAAGTATCTGTCGATCGGCCAGCGCCAGATGATCGAGATCGGCAAGGCACTGATGCGCGACGCACGCGTGATCGCGTTCGACGAACCGACGAGCTCGCTGTCCGCGCGCGAGACCACGCAGCTGTTCCGGATCATCCGCGCGCTGCGCGCGGAAGGCCGCGCGATCATCTACGTCACGCACCGGATGGAGGAAGTCTACGAACTGTGCGACCGCGTGACCGTGTTTCGCGACGGCCGCCGGATCGATACGTTCGATTCGGTCGCCGATCTCGACCGCGACCGGCTGATCGGCTGCATGGTCGGCCGCTCGATCGAGGACGTGTACGGCTACCGGCCGCGCGCGGCCGGCGACGTGCTGATCGAGGCGAAGGGGCTGGCGGGGCCCGGGCTGTCGGAGCCAGTGTCGTTCACCGCGCGGCGCGGCGAGATCGTCGGCTTCTTCGGGCTCGTCGGTGCGGGCCGTTCGGAGTTGATGAAGCTGCTGTACGGTGCGGTGCGCCCGAGTGCCGGGCACGTCGAGCTGGGCGGGCGGCGCGTCGCGTTTGCCAGCCCGCGCGACGCGGTGCGCGCCGGCATCGCGCTGTGCCCGGAAGACCGCAAGCAGGAAGGCATCGTCGCGATCGCGTCGGTGGCCGACAACCTGAACATCAGCGCGCGCCGGCATTTCAGCCCGGCGCGCATGCTGCTCGACGCGCGGCGCGAGCGCGAGCTCGCGCAACGCTACATCGAGCGGCTCGCGATCAAGACCCGCGACGGCGACACGCCGATCGGCGCGCTGTCCGGCGGCAACCAGCAGAAGGTCGTGCTGGCGCGCTGGCTGGCCGAGCGCATCGACGTGTTCCTGATGGACGAGCCGACGCGCGGCATCGACGTCGGCGCGCGCGCGGAAATCTACAACCTGTTCTACGAACTCGCGGAAGCGGGCCGCACGGTGATCCTCGTGTCGAGCGATCTGGCCGAAGTGATCGGCGTGTCGGACCGGATCATCGTGATGAAGGAAGGACGGATCGCGGGCGAAGTGGAGAAGGCGCAGGCGACGCCCGATGCGCTGATCAAGCTCGCGCTGCCGCGCTAG